A segment of the Candidatus Nitrososphaera gargensis Ga9.2 genome:
CATAACCGCGCTTGACCACATGTAGTAGTCAGTCAGTACCGGCGCAATGTCGATTCCCTTGCAGCCTTGCTGTTTTCGCCGTAGTACTGCGGCTTTGTGCGCAGGCTCTTGTTGCAGCAGGGGCAGTGGTAGTCCTTGAGGCCCATAAATATCGCCCTGTCGCAGGTGATGCAGACCTTCATCCCCTTCGAGTAGTCGATCTTTTTCACCGGCACATAGTTTGGGTGGGTTTTACAAAAGCTCCTACAGGACATCTCTGCAACAAACCCCTGCAGGCATTAGTTATTTGTTATGTGAATAGAAACTATAGCGCATCTACGCTTTTTAGATTGATTTTTATTCTCTCTCTGCTTGCTATCCGAATGAATATCTTGGCAAAGATCGAGGAAGGCTCATACGTGCTGCTGTTTCACACGCCGCGCAAAAAGTGGCTCACCAAGGTGACGCAGGACAAAAAGCTCCACACCCATCTTGGCATCATCGACATTTCTGCCACAATTGGCATGGAGTACGGGTCGGCCATCCGGACCACTGAGGGCAAGCTGGTCTTTCTCATAGAGCCCACGATCCATGACTTTATCATGAAGTCAGAGCGTCGGACCCAAATAGTCTACCCAAAAGATCTGGGATACATCGCCGCTCGCACCGGCCTCAAGAACGGCTCCAAGGTGCTCGAAGTCGGCACCGGCAGCGGCGCACTTGCGACATTCATGGCAAGCATCGTCAAGCCAGACGGCCACATTTACAGTTTTGACGTCAACCCGGAATTCATGGATATAGCAAGGCGCAACTTGGAGAAGGCCGGCATGTCGCAATACGTGACCCTGCACCAGCACGACCCGCACCAAGGAGTCGATGTCCGGGACGCCGACATTGCAATAGTCGACCTTGGAGACCCGTGGACCGTGCTTGATCAAGTGCACGATGCGCTGAAAGGCAGCGGCGCGTTTGTAGCCATTTGCCCGACCATGAACCAGATTGAAAAAACGGCGACAGAGCTGAAAAAGAGCGGCTATGCCGACATTGACTGCGTAGAGCTGATGATCCGCAACATAGAAGCAAGAGAGGGCATGACCCGGCCGTCGATGAGGATGATCGGGCATACGACGTACCTCGTATTTGCGCGCAAGGTGCAGAAGCTTCAGGAAAGGGTCGAAGCAGAAGCTATTGCTGAGGAAGAAGGCGCTGAAGAAAACGACGAAGAAAACAGAGACGAATGATTAATAGCAGTAGATTCCTTCAGAAATTCGCCAATGACCAAGGCCGCCGGCTTTATTCGCAAGTACATGGATTCCATACTCTTTAACAGGAACCTGATAATTGCCGGTGCCGGCTCTTTTTTCGCAAGCGCCTATGTGTCAGAGCTGTATGCGCAGTATGACAGCAACGACCTAGCAAACTCTGCACTTGCGCTTGTAGTAGAGTACGGGATCTACATCCCGGTTTTTGCAATGTTGTTCTACATCAACAACCGGAGCAAGTACGTCGACCCTGCTACCGGTAGGCGCGACTCGCGCCAGATAATGCAGGACATAAAAAAGCTCTTTGCCGCCTTTTCCGTCTCCGAGGTGATATACTCGGTGACCAAGGTGGCGATGCAGTACTGGCTGCTTCAAGCTGGGAATCAGCCCTACGAAGCATCAATGGCAAGCTCCCTTATCGCCTGGGGGGTGTTCTTTGTTGCTATAAACTCGATGGCGAAGCTGGTAAAATTGTTCAAGCATCATCAAACTTGACTTGCGTGCCCTCAATGACGTTGTATTTTCGAGCAAAGCCGGCTACTGTCTCTAGCACATACTGCGCGTCCTCGTCAGGCACATAGTTGGGGCAGGAAATAGGCGGGTAGATCTCGCAGGGTTGCGCGCTCTCTTCGATGTAGACTACTGTCTTGTTGCTGTCAAGCCACATGATGTCGATTGGAAACTTCATTTCAGGCGGCATCCAGAATGGATACTTTTGTGATGTCTCAAACACAAAGAGCATGGATTCGTTTTCGCCAAGGGTGTCTTTGACAGTCAGTCCCTTTGACCTCTGCTCGTTGGTCTCAGCCACATCGGCCACCAGATTGACGCCGTTTACGGTGACATTGACCTGCCTGTAGCCATCATCGGTGCTGTTATCCGGAGTCTTCTCGCCGCCTATAATGATCTCTTGCGGACTGTCCGCCTGCTCAGCCGAGCGCGCAACTGGAGTGACGAGCAGGACCGCTCCGGCGATAATCCCGGCAGCTGCCGCAGCGACGATTACGACTATCGTGGTTGTGCGCACTACCGGTAAAGTACGTGCACTCGCTATTTATTACTTAGCGAGCAGGAAAACCTAAATGCTTAGCTCTCTGAAAGCGAGCCTATTTTAGGAACCATTGACAACAATTGCTAACTATAATTGCTCAACTTCAAGTTTCGCCTCTATCCTACAAGGGAGCAAGAAGCCAGGCTTGAAGCCGTCCTAGAAGTGAACTGCATTGTGTACAACTATTTTATTCTTAACCACTTTCGTAGCAGAAATGATATGAGCCATGCCTGACAGAGCTAAAAGAGCAGCAGCCAATACTTGAAACTATCATAGCAAGATGCTTCAAATGATATCTACAAAGGTGGCAGGAGCGTGATGCTCTGGAAGAACTGAAGAAAAGAGGACATGCCGCTGGCATTGGTAGGTTGCAATTGTTAAAGGGCGGTGAATGCCACTCGTTTACGTACAACCAGTCTGGTTTTAACATTTATCAGAACTTTGCAAGTGTTTGCTCTGGCTTGCAAAGATAGGTCATATTGAGATACGGATTCATAGGCGACCAATTAACATCAAAGGAGTAACTATTGTAAGGCAAAAGCTGATAGTAGGTGGTATGCTGTTGTAGCGTGCGAAATCCTGAGAGACATTCAACAATCAGATATGAAAAGCCAGTTGGCATTGACGTTGGAATAACTAACTATGCCTACGACTCTAATGGCAATCATATTGATAATCCATTATTCATGAGCAAGGAGTTGAAGCCATTAAGAAGAGCGCAAAGGAAAGTACCGCGGAGGCAGAAAGGTTCAAAGAATTACAAAAAAGCTGTTTCTTGGCTGCAGCGCCTGCATATGAGAATAGCTAACAAGCGCAAGAATTTCTTGCATAACCTATCAACATGGTATTGCAGAAACTACGACTTGATATTTATTTATAGAAAAATTAAGGCTGCAGAATATGAACAAGAACCACTATCTGGCAAGACACATTATGGATTCAAGCTGGGGCACTTTCAAGCA
Coding sequences within it:
- a CDS encoding transposase: MRNPERHSTIRYEKPVGIDVGITNYAYDSNGNHIDNPLFMSKELKPLRRAQRKVPRRQKGSKNYKKAVSWLQRLHMRIANKRKNFLHNLSTWYCRNYDLIFIYRKIKAAEYEQEPLSGKTHYGFKLGHFQANARVQS
- a CDS encoding tRNA (adenine-N1)-methyltransferase — protein: MNILAKIEEGSYVLLFHTPRKKWLTKVTQDKKLHTHLGIIDISATIGMEYGSAIRTTEGKLVFLIEPTIHDFIMKSERRTQIVYPKDLGYIAARTGLKNGSKVLEVGTGSGALATFMASIVKPDGHIYSFDVNPEFMDIARRNLEKAGMSQYVTLHQHDPHQGVDVRDADIAIVDLGDPWTVLDQVHDALKGSGAFVAICPTMNQIEKTATELKKSGYADIDCVELMIRNIEAREGMTRPSMRMIGHTTYLVFARKVQKLQERVEAEAIAEEEGAEENDEENRDE
- a CDS encoding helix-turn-helix domain-containing protein, with amino-acid sequence MLNFKFRLYPTREQEARLEAVLEVNCIVYNYFILNHFRSRNDMSHA
- a CDS encoding DUF192 domain-containing protein, with product MRTTTIVVIVAAAAAGIIAGAVLLVTPVARSAEQADSPQEIIIGGEKTPDNSTDDGYRQVNVTVNGVNLVADVAETNEQRSKGLTVKDTLGENESMLFVFETSQKYPFWMPPEMKFPIDIMWLDSNKTVVYIEESAQPCEIYPPISCPNYVPDEDAQYVLETVAGFARKYNVIEGTQVKFDDA